From Leptotrichia wadei, one genomic window encodes:
- a CDS encoding YggT family protein — protein MEIIIELILKIFDLYALLILVNILGTWIDPYNQIIIFQWVRKITEPYLRIFRIVIPIGNMNFDISAILGLMVIEMIKKMFVRAVLLGMF, from the coding sequence TTGGAAATTATTATAGAATTAATATTGAAAATATTTGATTTATATGCTCTTCTTATTTTAGTAAATATTTTGGGAACGTGGATTGATCCATATAATCAAATAATAATTTTTCAATGGGTAAGAAAAATTACAGAACCGTATTTAAGAATATTTAGAATAGTAATTCCGATCGGGAATATGAATTTTGATATTTCTGCAATTTTGGGACTTATGGTTATAGAGATGATAAAGAAAATGTTTGTAAGAGCTGTTTTATTAGGCATGTTTTAA
- the deoD gene encoding purine-nucleoside phosphorylase, translated as MATPHIGANKGDIAETILLPGDPLRAKYIAETFLENVVQYNNVRGMLGFTGTYKGKKVSVQGTGMGVPSIGIYAHELIAEFGVKNLIRIGTAGSYQENVKIRDVVLAMSASTDSAINKLRFNGADYAPTANAEMLFKAHEIAKQKGLNVKAGNVFTSDTFYGDDPNAWKKWAKFGVLCVEMETAQLYTTAAKLGANALTLLTISDSFITHEVTSAEERQTTFNEMIEVALETAISL; from the coding sequence ATGGCTACACCACATATCGGAGCAAACAAAGGAGATATTGCAGAAACTATATTACTGCCAGGAGATCCGCTTAGAGCAAAATATATTGCAGAAACTTTTTTGGAGAATGTCGTTCAATATAACAATGTTCGTGGAATGTTGGGATTTACAGGAACTTATAAAGGAAAAAAAGTGTCTGTTCAAGGGACTGGAATGGGAGTTCCTTCAATTGGAATTTATGCACATGAATTAATTGCAGAATTCGGAGTAAAAAATTTGATTAGAATTGGAACTGCTGGTTCTTATCAGGAAAATGTAAAAATAAGAGATGTTGTACTTGCCATGTCAGCTTCAACTGATTCAGCTATTAACAAACTTAGATTTAACGGAGCAGATTATGCGCCGACTGCAAACGCCGAAATGCTTTTTAAAGCACACGAAATCGCTAAACAAAAAGGGCTTAATGTAAAAGCTGGAAATGTATTTACAAGTGACACTTTTTACGGAGATGACCCAAATGCTTGGAAAAAATGGGCAAAATTTGGAGTTTTATGTGTAGAAATGGAAACAGCTCAGCTTTATACAACTGCGGCTAAATTGGGAGCAAATGCATTAACTTTGCTTACAATAAGTGATTCGTTTATAACTCACGAAGTTACAAGTGCCGAAGAAAGACAGACTACTTTTAACGAAATGATTGAAGTTGCGCTTGAAACTGCTATATCGCTTTAA
- a CDS encoding aminoacyl-histidine dipeptidase, whose protein sequence is MKIENLYPEKVFQYFSEISKIPRGSNKEKKISDWIVEFAKERNLEVVQDKAFNVFIRKPATAGYEEYSPLILQGHMDMVWEKNKNTQFDFETQGIELVVEDGFLKAKGTTLGADNGIAVAYALAILDSDDLKHPELEIILTTDEEDGMSGVNNLDFGIFSGKTLINLDTEEYGQVYVSSAGGARIFNEFNFDAEKLEDDDTVISVDVKGLLGGHSGAEIHLGLGNSNKILADVLNHLNKKYTLSIMDIDGGEKTNAIPREAVALLAVKLEDEEVSDFERLAKLAFENVTKDFKIIDKNPVIEVKEIKKEELKNQGKMSISNTNAVISFFHEFPNGVIAMSKDIEGLVETSINLGVIKTENKDGKINIKVQSLPRSSVNKSLEKLLNDVKELSEKYEVAVKINSPYPSWEYRKDSKIRDIVVNSFKKITGKDPEIKAIHAGLECGVFDNNMENVDIVSIGPNIYGAHTPEERMEIDSVGKTWELLLKAMEDYNIKK, encoded by the coding sequence ATGAAAATAGAGAATTTATATCCTGAAAAGGTTTTTCAATATTTTAGTGAAATTTCTAAAATACCGAGAGGTTCAAATAAAGAAAAAAAAATTAGTGACTGGATTGTGGAATTTGCAAAAGAAAGAAATTTAGAAGTTGTTCAGGACAAGGCGTTCAATGTGTTCATAAGAAAGCCTGCAACAGCTGGATATGAAGAATATTCGCCACTTATTCTGCAAGGGCATATGGATATGGTCTGGGAAAAAAATAAAAATACACAGTTTGACTTTGAAACTCAAGGAATTGAACTTGTTGTAGAAGATGGATTTTTGAAGGCAAAAGGAACTACGCTTGGGGCAGATAACGGAATTGCAGTGGCTTATGCGCTTGCGATACTTGACAGTGATGACTTGAAACATCCAGAACTTGAAATAATTCTTACAACTGATGAAGAAGATGGAATGAGCGGAGTTAATAATCTTGACTTTGGGATTTTTTCTGGAAAGACGCTTATAAACTTGGATACTGAAGAATATGGTCAAGTTTATGTAAGCAGTGCAGGTGGAGCAAGAATTTTTAATGAATTTAACTTTGATGCTGAAAAACTTGAAGATGACGATACTGTGATAAGTGTTGATGTGAAGGGGCTTCTTGGAGGACATTCTGGAGCTGAAATTCATTTGGGGCTTGGGAATTCTAATAAAATTTTGGCAGATGTTTTGAATCATTTGAATAAAAAATATACGCTTTCAATAATGGATATTGATGGTGGAGAAAAGACTAATGCAATTCCTAGGGAGGCTGTGGCATTACTTGCTGTGAAACTTGAAGATGAAGAAGTCAGCGATTTTGAAAGATTGGCAAAATTAGCTTTTGAAAACGTGACAAAAGATTTTAAAATAATTGATAAAAATCCTGTTATTGAAGTTAAAGAAATAAAAAAAGAAGAATTGAAAAATCAAGGAAAAATGTCAATTTCCAATACAAATGCCGTTATTTCGTTTTTCCATGAATTTCCAAATGGAGTTATTGCAATGAGCAAGGATATTGAAGGACTTGTGGAAACTTCAATAAATTTAGGAGTTATAAAAACTGAAAATAAAGACGGGAAAATTAATATAAAAGTTCAATCATTGCCTAGAAGTTCGGTAAATAAATCGCTTGAAAAATTATTGAACGATGTGAAGGAACTTTCTGAAAAATATGAAGTGGCTGTAAAAATAAATTCGCCATATCCATCTTGGGAATATCGAAAAGATTCAAAAATCCGTGATATTGTGGTAAATTCATTTAAGAAAATAACAGGGAAAGACCCTGAAATCAAGGCAATTCATGCTGGACTAGAATGTGGAGTTTTTGACAATAATATGGAAAATGTCGATATTGTTTCAATTGGGCCTAATATTTACGGTGCTCATACACCTGAAGAAAGAATGGAAATAGATTCTGTTGGAAAAACTTGGGAATTACTTCTAAAAGCTATGGAAGATTATAATATAAAAAAATAA
- a CDS encoding response regulator transcription factor, with product MGKILVVEDDKKISRILKLQLERKNHEITVIENGIDALNEIDKKRDFYDLMLLDLGLPLMEGNDVCKNVRKISEVPIIVVSAKNNIEEKVDLLKSGASDYVTKPFDFLELDARIDINIRKEKISEIIYKTLKLNTENYSVYLEEKPVLLTKTEFELVKLLIENKEEIVSRDRIVEKIWGWEASDNLLDSTIKKIRQKLGKEKIKTVRGIGYILKI from the coding sequence ATGGGAAAGATATTAGTTGTTGAAGATGATAAAAAAATATCTAGAATTTTAAAATTACAGCTGGAGCGAAAAAATCACGAGATTACGGTAATTGAAAATGGAATTGATGCTTTGAATGAGATTGATAAAAAGAGGGATTTTTATGATTTGATGCTTTTAGATTTGGGACTGCCTTTGATGGAAGGAAATGATGTCTGCAAAAATGTTAGAAAAATATCAGAAGTTCCAATAATCGTTGTTTCTGCGAAAAATAACATTGAAGAAAAAGTTGATTTACTGAAATCGGGAGCGAGTGATTATGTTACGAAACCTTTTGATTTTCTTGAGCTTGACGCAAGAATTGACATAAATATTAGAAAAGAGAAAATTTCTGAAATTATTTATAAAACATTAAAGTTAAATACTGAAAATTATTCTGTTTATTTGGAAGAAAAACCTGTTTTATTGACAAAAACGGAATTTGAACTGGTTAAACTTTTGATTGAGAATAAAGAGGAAATTGTTTCACGAGATAGAATTGTTGAAAAAATATGGGGTTGGGAAGCTAGTGATAATCTGCTTGACAGTACGATAAAAAAAATTAGGCAAAAATTGGGAAAAGAAAAAATTAAAACTGTGAGAGGAATTGGGTATATTTTAAAAATATGA
- the rnmV gene encoding ribonuclease M5 has protein sequence MEKKPNTQNKKIKIKEIIVVEGRDDITAIKRVVDAHIIALNGFSALSKKTINKMVELSQNNDLILFTDPDFAGKKIRDTLKRYIPNIKHAFVSRKDATRNDNIGVENANDEAILDALKNVITAHQNVENRFNISDLIDNGFVSGNNSKERRIMLGDLLKIGYYNAKQLLKALNSFNISREQFEEAVKKINEKNM, from the coding sequence ATGGAAAAAAAGCCAAATACACAAAATAAAAAAATAAAAATAAAGGAAATTATAGTAGTCGAAGGGCGAGATGACATAACAGCCATAAAAAGAGTTGTAGATGCACATATTATCGCCCTAAACGGCTTTTCTGCATTATCCAAAAAAACAATAAATAAAATGGTTGAATTATCCCAAAATAACGATTTAATTTTATTTACAGATCCTGATTTTGCAGGGAAAAAAATTCGAGATACGTTAAAAAGATATATTCCAAATATAAAGCATGCCTTTGTCAGTCGAAAGGATGCGACTAGAAATGATAATATCGGAGTGGAAAATGCCAATGATGAAGCAATTTTAGATGCGTTAAAAAATGTTATTACGGCTCATCAAAATGTTGAAAACAGATTCAATATCAGTGACTTGATTGATAATGGATTTGTTTCTGGAAATAATTCAAAAGAACGCAGAATAATGCTGGGAGACTTGTTAAAAATCGGCTATTATAATGCAAAGCAGCTTTTAAAGGCCCTTAATTCATTTAACATTTCACGGGAACAATTTGAAGAAGCGGTAAAAAAAATAAATGAGAAGAATATGTGA
- the prfB gene encoding peptide chain release factor 2 (programmed frameshift) gives MDLFEIKKQNEINEVNIEEIRRHLDIENLKNEINELEKRTFEADFWNTDNSQEILKNISAKKKLLEEYDKLNGLFEDVSTIIEFIEMGDNSFENELEQKSQDLKNEIDNFKTKLLLDEEYDMNNAILTINSGAGGTEACDWAEMLYRMYDRWANRHNFKVEVLDSLAGEEAGIKSITLNIKGNYAYGYLKGEKGVHRLVRISPFDSNARRHTSFAAVNVTPEIEDDVEIDIRPEDLKIDTYRASGAGGQHVNTTDSAVRITHIPTNTVVTCQNERSQLKNRETAMKILKSKLFELELEKREKEMAELKGTESKIEWGSQIRSYVFQPYKMVKDHRTKAEEGNVEKVMDGDIDLFINEYLKYAKS, from the exons ATGGATTTATTTGAAATAAAAAAACAAAATGAAATAAATGAAGTTAATATTGAAGAAATCAGGAGGCATCTT GACATTGAAAATTTAAAAAATGAAATTAATGAATTGGAAAAAAGGACATTTGAAGCAGACTTCTGGAATACGGATAACAGTCAGGAAATATTGAAAAATATTAGCGCAAAGAAAAAATTGCTTGAAGAGTATGATAAGTTAAATGGACTATTTGAAGATGTTTCTACAATTATTGAATTTATTGAAATGGGAGATAATTCGTTTGAAAATGAGCTTGAGCAGAAGTCACAGGATTTGAAAAATGAAATTGACAATTTTAAGACAAAATTGCTTCTGGATGAAGAATATGATATGAATAATGCGATTCTTACGATAAATTCAGGGGCTGGAGGGACAGAGGCATGTGACTGGGCTGAAATGCTTTACAGAATGTATGACAGATGGGCAAATCGGCATAATTTTAAGGTTGAAGTGCTTGACAGCCTGGCTGGGGAAGAAGCTGGAATTAAAAGCATTACGCTAAATATAAAGGGGAACTATGCTTATGGCTATTTAAAAGGGGAAAAAGGAGTTCACAGACTTGTCAGAATTTCACCATTTGATTCAAATGCCAGACGGCATACTTCATTTGCCGCAGTGAATGTTACACCTGAAATAGAAGATGACGTTGAAATTGATATTCGTCCAGAAGACTTGAAAATTGATACTTATAGGGCAAGTGGCGCTGGAGGGCAGCATGTAAATACAACAGATTCAGCCGTTAGAATCACTCATATCCCAACAAATACCGTAGTTACCTGCCAAAATGAGCGTTCACAGCTGAAAAACCGTGAAACTGCAATGAAAATATTAAAATCTAAATTATTTGAATTGGAACTGGAAAAACGGGAAAAGGAAATGGCAGAATTAAAGGGAACTGAATCTAAAATCGAATGGGGAAGTCAAATACGTTCTTATGTTTTTCAGCCTTATAAAATGGTTAAGGATCATAGGACAAAGGCTGAAGAGGGAAATGTTGAAAAAGTTATGGATGGAGATATTGATTTATTTATAAATGAATATCTGAAATATGCTAAGTCTTAA
- a CDS encoding sensor histidine kinase, whose amino-acid sequence MKKIKLKKIKDKIIFANTISLVFISFIIILGMTIFLIHKAVEAETKEMDKLVLSAIEKLNNVPTDKLKETYKNYDYADKQYISLAVEKNGNFIYLTDDENHSDFKKIKENKLETKWDRFVYKRIYTVNNTKYYAIRNFEFMEAHEILYVMLLMFVLITISIIVISKIVAENVLNPLTNIISQSKEMNEHNIDAQLTKTRDDEIGELIDVLNETFKKKEEIIKSQKTFSSDVSHELKTPLAIMKGYLDVLKWGKDDEKLLEEAIENMDIEVKNLERIINTLFLSSNLEKITIKKEVIDVKQLFEKIKKDYELLNIKREILVKSDDNVNIFVDKNLISEVLRGLIDNSIKYSIGNIELVAKENDMVKIIVRNYGEGIPEEEKKKIFSRNFQGKNAKKGAGLGLSIIRDIILLNDGEIYLENRKDGVDVRMEFKKIEIEE is encoded by the coding sequence ATGAAAAAAATAAAATTGAAAAAGATAAAAGACAAAATAATTTTTGCAAATACGATAAGTCTAGTTTTTATCTCATTTATAATTATATTGGGAATGACTATATTTTTAATTCATAAAGCTGTTGAAGCTGAAACTAAAGAAATGGATAAACTTGTCTTATCTGCCATTGAAAAATTAAATAATGTTCCGACTGATAAATTGAAAGAAACTTACAAAAACTACGATTATGCTGATAAACAATATATTTCCCTTGCAGTTGAAAAAAATGGGAATTTTATTTATTTGACAGATGACGAAAATCATTCGGATTTTAAGAAAATTAAAGAGAATAAACTTGAAACAAAATGGGACAGATTTGTCTACAAAAGAATTTACACTGTGAATAATACAAAATATTATGCAATAAGAAATTTTGAATTTATGGAAGCACATGAAATTTTGTATGTTATGCTTTTAATGTTTGTTTTAATTACAATTTCGATTATTGTAATTTCAAAAATCGTTGCTGAAAATGTGTTAAATCCTTTGACAAATATAATTTCCCAAAGTAAGGAAATGAATGAGCACAATATTGATGCACAATTGACAAAAACAAGAGATGATGAAATTGGAGAATTAATTGATGTATTAAACGAAACTTTTAAGAAAAAAGAGGAAATTATAAAAAGTCAGAAAACATTTTCTTCTGATGTGTCACATGAATTGAAAACGCCACTTGCCATAATGAAAGGTTATTTGGATGTTTTAAAATGGGGGAAAGATGACGAAAAATTGTTAGAAGAAGCCATTGAAAATATGGATATTGAAGTAAAAAATCTTGAAAGAATTATAAATACACTATTTTTAAGTTCCAATCTTGAAAAAATTACTATAAAAAAAGAAGTTATCGATGTAAAACAACTTTTTGAAAAAATAAAAAAAGATTATGAACTTTTGAATATCAAAAGGGAAATTTTAGTAAAATCTGATGACAATGTGAATATTTTTGTTGATAAAAATTTGATTTCAGAAGTTTTGCGTGGATTGATTGACAATAGTATAAAATATTCTATTGGAAATATTGAATTAGTTGCCAAAGAAAATGATATGGTCAAAATTATTGTAAGAAATTATGGAGAAGGAATTCCTGAAGAAGAAAAGAAAAAAATATTTAGTAGAAATTTTCAAGGTAAAAATGCTAAAAAAGGAGCAGGACTTGGACTTTCTATTATACGAGATATTATTTTATTAAATGATGGAGAAATTTATTTGGAAAATAGGAAAGATGGAGTTGATGTGAGAATGGAATTTAAAAAAATTGAAATTGAAGAATAA
- the pnp gene encoding polyribonucleotide nucleotidyltransferase: MFDEKTYGFNLGNRQIKISTGKIARQAGGSVIVQCGGTVLLVTATRSKDVKEGQDFFPLTVDYIEKFYASGKFPGGFIKRETKPGTDEILISRLIDRPIRPLFPEGFLNAVHIVITVLSYDEMNYPENLATIGVSAALGLSDIPFAGTVAGVTVGYVNGEYILNPTGEQLLESEIQLSVAGTKDAVTMVEAGAKEVSEEVMLEAIMFGHERIKEICAEQDKFLSQFDVKKYEFEKKEVEPEIKEFIDSFENEVENAIMTPGKLEKYEAIDNLEIELFERYVEKLESEEREIDENLEKEFKKYYRDVEKRLVRDAILYKQYRADGRKTTEIRPIDVEIDTLPVPHGSALFTRGETQALVVATLGSKEDEQIIDGMEDETRKKFFLHYNFPPYSVGEAGFMRAPGRRELGHGNLAERALKHVMPDQDKFPYTVRLVSEITESNGSSSQATICGGSLALMAAGVPIKSTVAGIAMGLIKEGDTFTVLTDIQGLEDHLGDMDFKVAGTKDGITAIQMDIKIEGITREIMEIALKQALEGRMFIIDKMEAVISEPRAEVSENAPKIEVLKINPDKIAGLIGPGGKVIRAIIDETGVSIDIDDDGTVSIFGKDSENMKKALELVKNQTQSVELNGIYEGKVTKLMKFGAFVEVLPGKEGLLHISEISNKRVEKTEDALKEGQIVRVKVISMENEDKFNLSMKALL; this comes from the coding sequence ATGTTTGATGAAAAGACTTACGGTTTTAATTTAGGAAACCGGCAAATTAAAATAAGTACTGGAAAAATTGCACGTCAGGCTGGGGGATCAGTTATTGTGCAATGTGGGGGAACTGTGCTTTTAGTTACAGCGACTAGAAGTAAGGATGTCAAGGAAGGGCAGGATTTTTTCCCGCTTACAGTTGATTATATTGAAAAATTTTATGCATCTGGAAAATTTCCAGGAGGATTTATAAAAAGGGAAACTAAGCCGGGAACGGATGAAATCTTGATTTCAAGATTGATTGACAGACCGATAAGACCGTTATTTCCAGAAGGATTTTTAAATGCTGTTCATATTGTAATTACAGTTCTTTCTTATGATGAAATGAACTATCCTGAAAATCTGGCTACAATCGGAGTTTCTGCCGCATTGGGATTATCAGATATTCCGTTTGCGGGAACTGTGGCTGGAGTTACAGTTGGATATGTTAATGGGGAATATATCTTGAATCCGACAGGGGAACAGCTTCTGGAAAGTGAAATCCAATTATCAGTTGCAGGTACAAAAGATGCGGTAACAATGGTAGAAGCTGGAGCTAAGGAAGTTTCAGAGGAAGTAATGCTGGAAGCTATTATGTTTGGGCACGAAAGAATTAAGGAAATTTGTGCAGAGCAGGATAAATTTTTGTCACAGTTTGATGTGAAAAAATATGAATTTGAAAAAAAGGAAGTAGAGCCTGAAATTAAAGAGTTTATTGACAGCTTTGAAAATGAAGTTGAAAATGCGATTATGACACCTGGTAAATTGGAAAAATATGAAGCGATTGATAATTTAGAAATAGAACTTTTTGAAAGATATGTTGAAAAACTTGAAAGCGAAGAAAGAGAAATTGACGAAAATCTTGAAAAGGAATTTAAAAAATATTACAGAGATGTGGAAAAAAGACTTGTGAGAGATGCTATTTTGTACAAGCAATATCGGGCTGATGGAAGAAAAACTACTGAAATCCGTCCAATTGATGTGGAAATAGATACACTTCCAGTACCACACGGTTCAGCATTGTTTACACGTGGAGAAACTCAGGCATTGGTTGTTGCGACACTTGGAAGTAAAGAAGATGAGCAAATTATTGACGGAATGGAAGATGAAACACGTAAAAAATTCTTCCTGCACTATAATTTCCCACCATATTCAGTTGGAGAAGCTGGATTTATGAGAGCGCCTGGAAGACGTGAACTGGGACATGGAAATTTAGCTGAAAGAGCATTAAAGCATGTTATGCCAGATCAAGATAAATTCCCATATACAGTAAGACTTGTTTCTGAAATTACAGAATCCAACGGATCTTCATCACAAGCGACAATTTGTGGAGGATCGCTTGCATTAATGGCAGCTGGAGTGCCTATAAAATCAACAGTTGCAGGAATTGCAATGGGGCTTATAAAAGAAGGAGACACGTTTACTGTACTTACTGATATTCAAGGACTTGAAGATCATCTTGGAGATATGGACTTTAAAGTTGCAGGTACAAAAGATGGAATTACTGCGATTCAAATGGATATAAAAATTGAAGGAATTACAAGAGAAATAATGGAAATTGCTTTAAAACAGGCTTTGGAAGGAAGAATGTTCATTATTGATAAAATGGAAGCTGTAATAAGCGAACCTAGGGCTGAAGTTTCTGAAAATGCGCCAAAAATTGAGGTTCTTAAAATTAATCCTGATAAAATTGCGGGACTTATTGGGCCTGGAGGAAAAGTTATTAGAGCGATTATTGATGAAACTGGAGTTTCAATAGATATTGATGATGATGGAACTGTTTCAATTTTTGGAAAAGATTCTGAAAATATGAAAAAAGCATTGGAACTTGTAAAAAATCAGACACAGTCTGTTGAGTTAAATGGAATTTATGAAGGAAAAGTTACAAAATTGATGAAATTTGGTGCATTTGTGGAAGTATTACCAGGAAAGGAAGGGCTTTTGCATATTTCAGAAATAAGCAACAAGAGAGTTGAAAAGACTGAAGATGCACTAAAAGAAGGGCAAATTGTAAGAGTTAAAGTAATTTCGATGGAAAATGAAGATAAATTTAATTTAAGCATGAAAGCATTGTTGTAA
- a CDS encoding S1C family serine protease, translated as MKLKKIITTSFMAAALTATAAVNKTDFLQNKQIVQNTNVTGDMYSAQDAFASVYDKAKDSVVNIRTKKTIVVETYNPLEAFLFGTSGVRQQRRESGSLGSGFIISSDGYMMTNNHVIDGADEIYVKLSDGHEYLAKLVGTSPEVDIAILKVNANRTFKPLKFANSDNIKIGHWAIAFGNPLGLNSSMTVGVIGASGRSSLGIEQVENFIQTDASINQGNSGGPLLNINGDVIGVNTAIYSPNGGSVGLSFAIPSNLAENVRDSIIKSGKYERPYIGISVLDLSSELKKERRISYSTGILVQQVYPNSPAAKYGLKANDIILEINGKPVTSAGSFIGELAAKKIGETVNLKVASNGKEKNISMKLESFNYQQQTRQQRR; from the coding sequence ATGAAATTAAAAAAAATTATAACTACATCATTTATGGCGGCTGCCCTAACAGCAACTGCAGCAGTAAATAAGACAGATTTTTTACAAAATAAGCAAATTGTTCAAAATACAAATGTTACAGGAGATATGTACAGTGCTCAAGATGCTTTCGCTTCTGTTTATGATAAAGCTAAAGACTCTGTTGTAAATATAAGAACAAAAAAGACAATTGTCGTAGAAACTTATAATCCGCTTGAGGCATTTTTATTTGGAACTTCTGGAGTAAGACAACAAAGACGTGAGTCTGGAAGTTTGGGATCAGGATTCATAATTTCAAGTGACGGATATATGATGACAAATAATCACGTTATTGATGGAGCAGATGAAATTTATGTAAAATTATCTGATGGACACGAATATTTGGCAAAATTAGTTGGAACATCGCCAGAAGTCGATATTGCGATTTTAAAAGTAAATGCTAACAGAACATTTAAGCCATTGAAATTTGCAAATTCAGATAATATAAAAATAGGACATTGGGCTATTGCCTTTGGAAATCCGTTAGGACTTAACAGCTCGATGACTGTTGGTGTAATCGGAGCTTCTGGAAGAAGTTCACTTGGAATTGAGCAAGTTGAAAACTTTATCCAGACAGATGCTTCTATTAATCAAGGGAATAGTGGTGGACCGCTTCTTAACATCAATGGAGATGTTATTGGTGTAAATACTGCTATTTATTCTCCAAATGGTGGAAGTGTAGGATTAAGTTTTGCAATTCCTTCAAATTTGGCTGAAAATGTAAGAGATTCAATTATAAAAAGTGGAAAATATGAACGTCCATATATTGGAATTTCAGTACTTGATTTAAGCTCAGAATTGAAGAAAGAAAGAAGAATTTCTTATTCAACTGGTATTTTAGTGCAACAAGTTTATCCAAATTCGCCAGCGGCAAAATATGGGCTTAAAGCTAATGACATAATTCTTGAAATCAATGGAAAACCTGTGACATCAGCTGGTTCATTTATTGGGGAACTTGCAGCTAAGAAAATTGGAGAAACAGTTAATTTGAAAGTTGCATCAAATGGAAAAGAAAAAAATATTTCAATGAAGTTAGAATCATTCAATTATCAACAACAAACAAGACAGCAAAGAAGATAA
- a CDS encoding phosphatase PAP2 family protein: protein MIQLKPTNYIFSIDKFFFKHLSYISDSSIFRHSESTEKFFHFITKFGEGYFELLLTVVLLSFFLINKKKYNHLKKYILAIIFTLLSTQITVNIMKVLFARARPSITINPDKFYGIMTMIKDSSFWKGSYVSFPSGHTITIWGTIWILFFIIKSKAIKIPLFILGILVGMSRIYLVRHWSSDVVASVILSYFIAKFVHKKIFGNKAKKARPVFVPFYRKLNIGIFKRKVA, encoded by the coding sequence GTGATACAATTGAAACCAACAAATTATATTTTTTCTATAGATAAATTCTTTTTTAAACATTTATCATATATTTCAGATTCGAGTATTTTTCGTCATTCAGAAAGTACTGAAAAATTTTTTCATTTTATTACTAAATTTGGAGAAGGATATTTTGAATTGTTATTGACAGTTGTGTTATTATCGTTCTTTTTGATAAATAAAAAGAAATACAATCATTTAAAAAAATATATTTTAGCAATAATTTTTACTTTGCTTTCCACTCAAATTACAGTGAATATAATGAAAGTATTATTCGCAAGAGCAAGACCGTCAATAACTATAAATCCTGATAAATTTTATGGAATCATGACTATGATTAAAGATAGCTCATTTTGGAAAGGAAGTTATGTATCTTTTCCATCAGGACATACAATTACTATTTGGGGAACAATTTGGATTTTATTTTTTATCATAAAAAGTAAAGCAATAAAAATACCGTTATTCATCTTAGGAATTTTAGTAGGAATGAGCCGTATTTATTTGGTACGTCATTGGAGCAGTGATGTTGTTGCAAGTGTTATTCTTTCATATTTTATCGCAAAATTTGTGCATAAAAAAATATTTGGAAATAAAGCTAAAAAAGCAAGACCAGTTTTTGTTCCATTTTATAGAAAACTTAATATTGGAATTTTTAAAAGAAAAGTTGCCTAA
- the pgsA gene encoding CDP-diacylglycerol--glycerol-3-phosphate 3-phosphatidyltransferase, giving the protein MNLPNKLATLRIILVIPFVIFLSLALEFSENTGIAIMLRIFSAAIFVGAAITDYYDGKIARKYNMITNLGKLLDPLADKILVISALVTLAKFNQVSLWFVIIIIFRELLITGLRSIVAAEGAVIAADRLGKWKTATQMVALTLIILIPFSFTINNILLLIPLILTVVSGIEYIVKCKNILNK; this is encoded by the coding sequence ATGAATTTACCCAACAAATTAGCAACGTTGAGAATCATTTTGGTTATTCCGTTTGTGATTTTCTTAAGTTTAGCTTTGGAATTTTCAGAAAATACAGGAATTGCTATAATGTTGAGAATATTTTCAGCGGCTATTTTCGTAGGAGCGGCGATTACAGATTATTATGATGGAAAAATTGCAAGAAAATACAATATGATTACAAATTTAGGAAAGCTGCTGGATCCATTGGCTGATAAAATTCTTGTTATTTCAGCTTTAGTTACACTTGCAAAGTTTAATCAAGTTAGCTTGTGGTTCGTAATAATTATAATTTTTAGGGAATTGCTAATAACAGGGCTTCGTTCAATCGTAGCGGCTGAAGGAGCTGTAATTGCGGCAGATAGACTTGGAAAATGGAAAACTGCAACTCAAATGGTAGCACTTACGTTAATAATTTTGATACCTTTCAGTTTTACAATAAATAATATTTTGTTGCTTATTCCACTGATATTGACTGTAGTTTCAGGAATTGAATACATTGTAAAATGTAAAAATATATTGAATAAATAA